A genomic region of Devosia ginsengisoli contains the following coding sequences:
- a CDS encoding ArsR/SmtB family transcription factor, protein MINMDLSRMEQNADQASQLLTAMANPKRLLILCNLLDQELNVSQLAERVNLAQSPLSQHLSKLRAWGFVKTRRDGQQVNYSLQSDDVRQVLSTLYGIYCAD, encoded by the coding sequence ATGATCAATATGGATCTTTCCAGAATGGAGCAGAATGCCGATCAGGCCAGCCAGCTCCTGACTGCCATGGCCAATCCCAAGCGTCTGCTGATCCTGTGCAACCTGCTTGATCAGGAACTCAATGTCAGCCAATTGGCGGAGCGGGTCAATCTGGCGCAGTCTCCCCTGTCCCAGCACCTCTCCAAGCTGCGGGCATGGGGATTCGTAAAGACGCGCCGCGACGGCCAGCAGGTGAACTATTCGCTGCAATCGGACGATGTGCGCCAGGTGCTGTCCACGCTCTATGGCATATATTGCGCCGACTAG
- a CDS encoding YgaP family membrane protein gives MNTNVGSADRVIRIVLGLALAIAAFVPGLGLAGTPLLQWGAALIGLVLIATAVVRFCPLYRILGFSTCKVRIND, from the coding sequence ATGAACACCAATGTCGGCTCGGCAGATCGCGTCATCCGTATCGTGCTGGGCCTTGCCCTGGCCATTGCGGCTTTTGTTCCCGGTCTGGGCCTGGCGGGGACCCCGCTGCTGCAATGGGGCGCCGCACTGATCGGCCTCGTTTTGATCGCCACCGCCGTGGTGCGCTTCTGCCCGCTCTATCGAATTCTCGGCTTCTCCACCTGCAAAGTTCGGATCAATGACTGA